CATGGTGGAAAGGTGGGCCTGGATGCGCTGGGAGTTCCTTTTGACCTGTTTGCCCAGCCAGCCCACGAAGAGGGTGAAAAAGGGCACCACCAAAAGCCCGTAGAGGAAAAGCCGGGGACTGAGCAGCAGGGCCACGCGCGTGAAAACCAGGATGGTGAAGATATCCAGGATGCCTTCCAGCAAGGATTTGATGAAGCTTTCGCTCACGATTTCCGCGTCGTTCACCATGCGCACCATGGCGTCGCCGATCCGGCTTTGGTTGAAGAATTCCAGGGATTGGCCCATGTAGCGGGAAAACATGGCCTCACGCAGGTCGCGGAGGGTGTTTCCGCGCAGCTTGATAAACAGCACCCGCTGGAGGTAGAAAAAGACGTTTTTGAGCAGGATAACGGCCACCACGAAGAGGCAGAGTGCGTAAAGCAGAACCAGGGGTTCCGTGTCCAGCATCACTTTTTGCAGCTCTTCCCAAAGCGGAGCCAGGCCTTTCAGGCCCCTCAGGGAGATAAGGCCGCCGGCACCGGCCCAGAAAGAGCCCCAGGCTGAACCGACCGCCCCCAGGAAGCCGCCGAGATCGGTGTAAACCGGGTTTCCGCCCCCGGGCCTGAAAACATAATCGAACAAAGGAATAACCAGGGTGACGCTGACACCGCTGAAGATGGCGTAGAGCAGCGTCGCCAGCATCCCGGATACCAACAGGGGCCAGTATCGGAACATGATGGCGTAAATCTGGCGCAGGTTTGGCCAGGCCCTGGTTTTGCTCGGTGTCGCTTTGTCCATAGTCAGGCCATAAAAAAAAGCCAGCGAATGCTGGCAAGAAAAAAGATGGCACGCCCTGAGGGATTCGAACCCCCAACCTTCTGATCCGTAGTCAGATGCTCTATCCAATTGAGCCAAGGGCGCAGAATAGAACAAACATTCGCGGGCTTGGGTTTCTGTCAAGAACAATATCCGGCGGTGGGAAACGGAATATTTTGCTTGACTTCAGGACGTGGATTTGGAATAATTGCAAAAACCGTTCATGGAGGCCCAAGATGAAAATGAGATTTTTAGGACACGGCACCTTCGATTTTGTCAGCGAAGCCGGACACAAAGTGCTTATCGACCCCTTTCTGGACAATAATCCGCAGGCTGCGCTCAAATCCGATGCGGTTAGCCCGGATTTCATCATCCTCACCCACGCCCACGAAGACCACTTCGGCGACGCCATCAAAATCGGCAAGCGCTGCGACCCGCTCTTCATCTGCATGGTGGAACTGGCGAAATACCTTGCCGAAGAAGGATTTAAAACCCACCAGATCCAAATCGGCGGCAGCCACCCCTTTCCCTTTGGCCGCGTGAAACTGACCCCGGCCTGGCACAGCAGCACGACCCCGGACGGACGTTATGGCGGGCAAGCGGCTGGAGTCCTGCTCTGGATCGACGGCAAATGCGTGTATCACCCCGGCGATACCGGGCTCTTTTACGATATGAAGCTGATCGGCGAAATGAACCGGGTGGACTACTTCCTGGTGCCCATCGGCGACAACTTCACGATGGGGCCGGAAGACGCCCTGAAAGCGGTGGAATTCGTCAACCCCGGGATGGTAATCCCCATGCACTACAATACCTGGCCCGTGATAAACGCGGACCCGGAGGACTTCACCGCCAAAGTGCAGGCCATGGGTTATAAATGCCAGATCCTCAAACCCGGCGAAGAACTCCAGACCTGATTGACAGGATGTGATACAAGGTTCCTTTTCAAGCCGGTGTCCTGGCGTACAGCGAACACAGTGAGCATGGACGGCAGGATATTGTAGAAATCACACGTTGCTGTCGTCGATGCTCGTCCCTCGCTCGACGCCAGCGTTTAGCCTTGCGATGCCCTTTGGCCGTTAAGGCCTTTTCCTATATCCCAGAAACGCCTCCCGCATAATGCCTGCATTTGATGCGGGTATCTGGCGGGAGGTATGGGAGGGCGATGAAGGCAGGCGCTAAGGGTGCGACTGGCGGTAGGTCATTATGGG
This genomic window from Candidatus Cloacimonadota bacterium contains:
- a CDS encoding metal-dependent hydrolase, which gives rise to MKMRFLGHGTFDFVSEAGHKVLIDPFLDNNPQAALKSDAVSPDFIILTHAHEDHFGDAIKIGKRCDPLFICMVELAKYLAEEGFKTHQIQIGGSHPFPFGRVKLTPAWHSSTTPDGRYGGQAAGVLLWIDGKCVYHPGDTGLFYDMKLIGEMNRVDYFLVPIGDNFTMGPEDALKAVEFVNPGMVIPMHYNTWPVINADPEDFTAKVQAMGYKCQILKPGEELQT